In one Geoglobus acetivorans genomic region, the following are encoded:
- the cas2 gene encoding CRISPR-associated endonuclease Cas2 — protein MYVIIAYDVNVERVNRVKKFLRQHLNWVQNSLFEGEVTPADLEEIRMGLRRIIDEEEDMVVIYRLRSADAMKREVIGVEKSSVDEVI, from the coding sequence ATGTACGTGATCATAGCCTACGACGTGAACGTGGAGCGGGTGAACAGGGTGAAGAAGTTTCTGAGACAGCATTTGAACTGGGTTCAGAACTCGCTCTTCGAGGGAGAGGTTACCCCGGCAGACCTCGAGGAGATAAGGATGGGGCTGAGGAGAATAATAGATGAAGAGGAGGACATGGTGGTGATATACAGGCTGAGGAGTGCTGATGCCATGAAGAGGGAGGTCATCGGGGTGGAGAAGAGCAGCGTTGATGAGGTAATCTGA
- a CDS encoding nucleotidyltransferase domain-containing protein, with protein MSWKKPSFEEIRKDLKAISEYKAVIFGSYVTGEFRKGSDIDIAVITEIRDRKENISIQKRLFSIARPIYDLRVFELLPIKVKASVMSDYIVLFGDELEISEYFYHWRKMWNDVKHRISYHESYEDKLKAIEKGNKLTEILKEKQ; from the coding sequence ATGTCCTGGAAAAAGCCGAGCTTTGAAGAGATCAGGAAAGACCTGAAAGCCATTTCAGAATACAAGGCAGTTATCTTCGGATCCTACGTTACGGGGGAGTTCAGGAAAGGTTCAGACATTGATATTGCAGTGATTACCGAAATCAGAGACCGGAAAGAGAACATTTCCATTCAAAAGAGGCTTTTCAGCATTGCCAGGCCAATTTATGATTTAAGAGTTTTTGAGCTACTCCCGATCAAGGTAAAAGCGTCGGTTATGAGCGATTACATCGTTCTGTTTGGAGACGAGCTTGAGATTTCTGAATACTTCTACCACTGGAGAAAGATGTGGAATGATGTAAAGCACAGAATCAGCTACCACGAGAGCTACGAAGACAAGCTAAAAGCGATTGAGAAGGGTAATAAGTTAACGGAGATTTTGAAGGAGAAGCAATAA
- the dph5 gene encoding diphthine synthase, protein MPLTFVGLGLCDERDITLKGLEAVRNADRVYVEFYTSRLSTSLETLERTFGREIELLERRHLEEESAKLIDEARERVVVVLVPGDPMIATTHSSVVFEAKKKGVEVRIIHNASIVSAIAGVTGLHIYRFGKIATVSYPYRNTVSRTPLDVIKQNLSINAHTLLLLDLNPEPMTIEYAVELLERIDDGTLDHFAVGVARVGSDDSLAVCDKFYRLRDHDFGKPLHSIVVLARTIHITEYEFLREFANAPASLESLVE, encoded by the coding sequence ATGCCTCTCACGTTTGTTGGTCTCGGCCTGTGTGATGAAAGGGACATCACGCTGAAAGGGCTTGAAGCAGTCAGGAATGCTGACAGGGTTTACGTGGAGTTCTACACTTCAAGGCTGTCGACATCTCTGGAGACACTTGAGAGGACTTTTGGCAGGGAAATTGAGCTTCTGGAAAGGAGGCACCTCGAAGAGGAGAGCGCTAAGCTCATTGACGAGGCAAGAGAAAGGGTTGTGGTCGTGCTCGTTCCGGGAGACCCGATGATTGCAACGACGCATTCGAGCGTGGTTTTCGAGGCCAAGAAAAAGGGCGTGGAGGTGAGGATAATTCACAACGCCAGCATAGTTTCAGCGATTGCCGGGGTTACAGGATTGCACATTTACAGATTCGGAAAAATCGCGACGGTGAGCTACCCTTACAGAAATACGGTCTCGAGAACACCTCTTGACGTGATAAAGCAGAACCTCTCAATAAATGCGCACACGTTACTTCTGCTCGATCTGAACCCCGAGCCCATGACGATTGAGTATGCGGTAGAGCTTCTTGAGAGGATAGACGATGGCACCCTCGACCATTTCGCGGTTGGAGTTGCGAGGGTCGGGTCTGATGACAGTCTCGCCGTATGCGACAAATTCTACAGGCTCAGGGATCACGACTTTGGAAAACCGCTTCACTCCATAGTTGTTCTTGCCAGGACAATTCACATAACTGAATATGAATTCCTCAGGGAGTTTGCCAATGCCCCGGCATCTCTTGAGAGTCTCGTGGAGTGA
- the rimI gene encoding ribosomal protein S18-alanine N-acetyltransferase codes for MASVYSVLIRPFEARDSSDIIRIDAESFNTRNPTYDLFVYLAYGSEIIVADMGSMVVGYVVLSYRNEEAKIMSIAVKKEFRRRGIGKILLREAIQRAKKRGMRKILLEVRESNTPAQNLYKKFGFEVAGYLESYYSDGEAAYLMNLDLDKADDFSQSRVGEQI; via the coding sequence ATGGCTTCTGTGTATTCAGTACTGATTCGCCCGTTTGAGGCGAGGGATTCGTCGGACATAATACGAATTGATGCTGAGTCATTCAACACCAGAAACCCCACCTATGATCTGTTCGTGTACCTTGCGTATGGCAGCGAGATTATTGTTGCGGACATGGGCAGCATGGTGGTGGGGTATGTTGTTCTCTCTTACAGGAATGAGGAAGCCAAAATCATGTCTATAGCAGTAAAGAAGGAGTTCAGGAGGAGAGGCATAGGAAAAATACTTCTCAGAGAAGCAATTCAAAGGGCAAAAAAGAGAGGCATGAGGAAAATCCTGCTTGAGGTCAGGGAGTCGAACACTCCTGCCCAGAACCTGTATAAAAAATTTGGTTTTGAGGTCGCTGGTTATCTTGAGTCGTATTACAGCGATGGAGAGGCAGCTTATCTAATGAACCTGGACCTCGACAAGGCTGATGACTTCTCTCAGTCTCGGGTTGGCGAGCAGATCTGA
- a CDS encoding DUF7839 domain-containing protein — protein sequence MKVLLSRRETVKLLILAELMRNPECNQRDIARKLSITPQAVSEHFKELVSEELINVVHKGYYVVTEKGKEWLNRNLFDLHMFTEDLISKIYSSSVLALAREDIEEGDTVEYWFEDGFVYVRKSETGNGVATGDAEEGEEVLVKPTGAFTPPQKGEVVIFKVPMVERGGSKAADVEQLEKLIMGKRRHVVVAMGLEALVTCRKAGVEPIFFGAKNVCIEASHHGSGVIAVVTESVMEDLVRTLIEEGISFDIVDGSKQKD from the coding sequence ATGAAGGTTCTGCTTAGCAGAAGAGAAACGGTTAAACTTCTCATACTTGCGGAACTAATGAGAAATCCGGAGTGCAATCAGAGGGACATTGCGAGGAAACTGAGCATCACCCCCCAGGCTGTTTCCGAGCACTTCAAGGAACTTGTATCTGAAGAGCTGATCAATGTAGTTCACAAGGGGTATTATGTCGTAACTGAAAAGGGGAAGGAGTGGCTCAACAGGAATCTGTTTGATCTTCACATGTTTACAGAAGACCTGATAAGCAAGATTTACTCCTCTTCTGTGCTTGCTCTTGCAAGGGAGGATATAGAGGAAGGAGATACTGTCGAGTACTGGTTTGAAGATGGGTTTGTGTATGTAAGAAAGAGTGAAACAGGTAACGGTGTTGCAACGGGAGATGCGGAGGAGGGAGAAGAGGTCCTGGTGAAGCCAACAGGTGCGTTCACGCCCCCTCAGAAAGGAGAGGTGGTGATATTCAAGGTTCCGATGGTGGAGAGGGGCGGTAGCAAAGCTGCTGATGTCGAACAGCTTGAAAAACTGATAATGGGAAAGAGAAGACATGTCGTCGTTGCCATGGGTCTGGAGGCACTTGTAACCTGCAGAAAGGCGGGAGTTGAACCGATATTTTTTGGGGCGAAGAATGTCTGCATCGAGGCATCGCATCACGGGAGTGGTGTTATCGCTGTGGTTACCGAGTCAGTGATGGAAGACCTCGTCAGGACCCTTATCGAAGAGGGCATATCTTTCGACATTGTAGATGGGTCGAAACAAAAGGATTAA
- the hepT gene encoding type VII toxin-antitoxin system HepT family RNase toxin — MRKERYREKIEYIIEAINEIPPNPERPIEVSGTFYNLLTAIESAMDISAMLVKDFGKRVEDDYGNIEILQEIGVLDGELAENLKMCNGLRNWLVHRYNRVDKELVLSSVEEVKEILTKFIKRVEDVLEKAEL, encoded by the coding sequence ATGAGAAAAGAGAGATACAGGGAAAAAATCGAATACATCATCGAGGCAATCAATGAGATTCCGCCAAACCCGGAACGACCAATAGAGGTCAGCGGGACGTTTTACAATCTTCTGACAGCAATAGAATCTGCCATGGACATCTCCGCAATGCTCGTAAAAGATTTTGGAAAAAGAGTGGAGGACGATTACGGAAACATAGAGATTCTTCAGGAAATTGGTGTGCTTGATGGAGAGCTTGCTGAGAACCTGAAAATGTGCAACGGTTTGAGAAACTGGCTCGTACACAGATACAACAGGGTGGACAAAGAACTCGTCCTCAGCTCAGTCGAAGAGGTCAAGGAAATTCTGACGAAGTTTATAAAGAGGGTGGAGGATGTCCTGGAAAAAGCCGAGCTTTGA
- a CDS encoding UPF0058 family protein, translating to MHKEELVFLHLTLFHVKRFLEEAGLSNGYFKEYEDMGVQPVHIHKSKNDHKKAIFLLCKGLNEMLGERSHSDLLANPRLREVISLVEVQVH from the coding sequence ATGCACAAGGAAGAGCTTGTATTTCTGCATCTGACGCTGTTTCATGTTAAGAGATTTTTGGAAGAGGCCGGTTTGAGCAACGGTTATTTCAAAGAGTACGAAGACATGGGGGTTCAGCCCGTACACATCCACAAAAGCAAAAACGACCACAAAAAAGCGATATTTCTCCTGTGTAAGGGGCTTAATGAGATGCTGGGAGAGAGAAGTCATTCAGATCTGCTCGCCAACCCGAGACTGAGAGAAGTCATCAGCCTTGTCGAGGTCCAGGTTCATTAG
- a CDS encoding type II toxin-antitoxin system VapC family toxin, translating to MDKVVADASVIVKWFVDEIYSDNARKLRDEFINGSVEILSPELMPYEVLNALKYTGLFSNEEIVLIARALALYGFRLFPLTKNLAEKTAEIAMEKNITVYDAAYVALAEEQKARLFTADEKLIKKVNLDFVRHIGEL from the coding sequence ATGGATAAGGTGGTGGCTGACGCGAGCGTAATCGTCAAGTGGTTCGTTGACGAGATTTATTCAGATAATGCAAGAAAACTGAGAGACGAATTCATTAACGGGAGTGTCGAGATTCTTTCTCCGGAGCTGATGCCCTACGAAGTCCTGAATGCCCTGAAGTATACCGGCCTTTTCAGCAATGAAGAGATTGTTCTCATAGCCAGAGCCCTGGCTCTTTACGGTTTCAGGCTGTTTCCGCTAACGAAAAATCTAGCCGAAAAAACTGCAGAAATTGCGATGGAGAAAAACATAACAGTATACGATGCTGCGTACGTTGCTCTTGCCGAGGAGCAAAAAGCAAGGCTTTTCACTGCAGATGAGAAGCTGATAAAGAAAGTAAATCTGGATTTCGTGAGACACATAGGCGAGTTATGA
- the cas1b gene encoding type I-B CRISPR-associated endonuclease Cas1b yields the protein MKRRNFYIVSDGRLKRKENTLYFESGEDRRPIPVNAIYAIYALGSLTVTSKALSYLAREGICVHFFNRYGLYEGSFYPREGLVSGEVVIRQAEHYLDHDKRLYLAKAFVEGSIMNMARVLRKSGEDDSEVISALQALADAGRIDEVMGAEAVARNAYYSKFDSILQEMKFERRSRQPPENEVNAMISFGNSLLYSAVISEIYHTQLHPAISFLHEPMERRFSLALDIAELFKPVIVDRLIFNLVNRKVVTEGDFDDRFNGVLLNENGRRKFVKAFNERLEKTVKHRKLKRSVSYQRLIRLECYKLVKHVLNAEKYRPFVMWW from the coding sequence ATGAAAAGGAGGAACTTCTACATCGTTTCGGATGGCAGGCTCAAGCGGAAAGAAAACACGCTCTACTTCGAGAGTGGCGAGGACAGGAGGCCAATACCGGTAAATGCAATATACGCCATCTACGCCCTGGGATCCCTGACCGTCACGTCAAAAGCGCTCTCGTATCTGGCAAGGGAGGGAATATGCGTCCACTTCTTCAACAGGTACGGCCTCTACGAGGGGTCGTTCTACCCACGGGAAGGCCTCGTTTCAGGAGAGGTCGTGATAAGGCAGGCGGAGCACTACCTCGACCACGACAAAAGGCTCTACTTAGCCAAGGCTTTCGTTGAGGGGAGCATCATGAACATGGCGAGGGTGCTGAGGAAGAGCGGAGAAGATGATAGCGAGGTTATCTCAGCACTGCAGGCCCTTGCCGACGCTGGGAGAATCGACGAGGTTATGGGTGCAGAGGCCGTAGCAAGGAACGCCTACTACTCGAAGTTCGACTCCATCCTGCAGGAAATGAAATTCGAGAGAAGGAGCAGGCAGCCTCCGGAGAACGAGGTGAACGCGATGATCAGCTTTGGAAACTCGCTGCTCTATTCTGCCGTTATTTCCGAGATCTACCACACACAGCTTCACCCGGCGATAAGCTTCCTGCACGAACCCATGGAAAGGAGGTTCAGTCTCGCTTTAGATATAGCGGAGCTGTTCAAACCCGTGATAGTGGACAGGCTGATATTCAACCTCGTCAACAGAAAAGTTGTGACGGAAGGAGACTTCGACGACCGCTTCAACGGAGTCCTGCTGAACGAGAACGGCAGAAGGAAGTTCGTCAAAGCGTTCAACGAGAGGCTCGAAAAGACAGTGAAGCACAGGAAGCTGAAGAGGAGCGTTTCCTACCAGAGACTGATAAGGCTGGAGTGCTACAAGCTCGTGAAGCACGTGCTTAATGCTGAGAAATACAGGCCGTTCGTGATGTGGTGGTGA
- a CDS encoding UPF0146 family protein, whose amino-acid sequence MIDLAEYIAMMGVKKVAEVGIGNHFAISRRLEESGIQVVKTDLKKTADDVIADDVCNPDLSKYEGVELIYSIRPPYEIQACILRLGSALKCDVIILPLKNEIVEGGRLVNYRSARFYIFTPRDSQEMPGHWQTP is encoded by the coding sequence GTGATAGATCTCGCCGAGTACATTGCGATGATGGGGGTGAAAAAAGTCGCAGAGGTTGGTATCGGAAACCACTTCGCAATTTCAAGAAGGCTGGAGGAGAGCGGGATACAGGTGGTAAAAACAGACCTGAAAAAAACCGCAGATGATGTGATTGCCGATGATGTGTGCAACCCGGATTTATCGAAGTATGAGGGTGTGGAGCTCATTTACTCCATCAGACCACCGTATGAAATCCAGGCGTGTATTCTCAGGCTTGGAAGTGCCCTGAAGTGCGATGTGATAATTCTGCCCCTCAAAAACGAAATTGTTGAAGGGGGAAGACTTGTAAATTACAGATCTGCGAGATTCTACATCTTCACTCCACGAGACTCTCAAGAGATGCCGGGGCATTGGCAAACTCCCTGA
- a CDS encoding HEPN domain-containing protein produces the protein MKLILFEVDLEDMTRISKELRKERELSFYGAEDFIPLEEYTAEEALRAINYAKFVVDVVRKAYGVK, from the coding sequence ATGAAATTGATATTGTTTGAGGTGGATCTGGAAGATATGACAAGAATATCCAAAGAACTGAGAAAAGAGCGAGAACTGAGCTTTTACGGTGCTGAGGACTTCATACCGCTTGAAGAGTACACCGCTGAAGAGGCATTACGGGCTATAAATTACGCAAAATTCGTGGTAGACGTAGTGAGAAAAGCATACGGCGTGAAATAG
- the cas4 gene encoding CRISPR-associated protein Cas4 translates to MIDEMYIRGVQVNYYFVCKTKLWLFSHNVSMERESDAVRLGKLIHRSVFDRDEKEVRIGPIAIDAVRRGDVIEIREVKKSRAFEKASYYQLLYYLYYLSRFGIKAVGRLSFPKQRRSEEVILNEDAVKEIENVLKEIPGIVEGEMPEPDYKPHCRKCAYFEFCFT, encoded by the coding sequence ATGATTGATGAAATGTACATCAGAGGCGTGCAGGTGAACTACTACTTCGTCTGCAAAACAAAGCTCTGGCTCTTCAGCCACAACGTGAGCATGGAAAGGGAGAGCGATGCGGTGAGACTGGGAAAGCTCATACACAGGAGTGTTTTCGACAGAGACGAGAAGGAGGTCAGGATTGGTCCGATAGCGATTGATGCCGTAAGGAGGGGTGACGTGATTGAGATACGGGAGGTGAAGAAGAGCAGGGCATTCGAGAAGGCCAGCTACTACCAGCTCCTCTACTACCTCTACTACCTGTCGAGGTTTGGAATAAAAGCTGTTGGAAGGCTGAGCTTTCCAAAGCAAAGGAGGAGTGAGGAGGTCATCCTGAATGAAGATGCGGTGAAGGAGATTGAAAACGTGCTTAAGGAAATTCCCGGCATTGTCGAGGGCGAAATGCCCGAACCGGATTACAAACCTCACTGCAGGAAATGCGCCTATTTTGAGTTCTGCTTCACGTGA
- a CDS encoding ATP-binding protein, whose product MLVKAVELLLTAEIFNKYDALSEDDIPKEIRKILYSNGSIKRPLVIKESTVRNYAGYNEKELKKLPFVDVNAFNKQIKLTSFEIAARWMAKNGIEFIKRNPVLAYYFENYDSLNISYADARKHIQPKHSDAEWLKGVIEELSRDEATAEMLSLVRILSPEEIDDDVSDVVLEDYQIKEIRKIEIAMEEREWLRKVGLKEIGKLLFIGPPGTGKTTTARALSKKLFLPLVEVKLSMITSQFLGETSKNIEKVFEIAKRLSPCILFIDEFDYVAKTRTSDEHAAVKRAVNTLLKSIDEINLVEDGVLLIAATNHPSLLDAAVWRRFDKIVEFPEPSENVRKRIFEISLSKISGDYDIERLVRETDGFTGSEVKLIVREAVLSALLEGRKSLTMDDLLKAVDDVKERLKLKNSY is encoded by the coding sequence ATGTTAGTTAAGGCAGTCGAACTTCTGCTCACAGCAGAAATATTCAATAAGTATGATGCTCTTAGTGAGGACGATATCCCCAAGGAAATAAGAAAGATTCTTTACTCGAATGGGAGTATAAAGAGGCCCCTTGTTATAAAAGAATCCACTGTAAGGAATTATGCGGGTTACAATGAAAAGGAGCTGAAAAAGCTTCCCTTTGTGGATGTGAACGCTTTCAACAAGCAGATCAAGCTGACGTCTTTCGAAATTGCTGCAAGATGGATGGCCAAGAACGGAATTGAATTCATAAAGAGAAATCCGGTCCTTGCGTATTATTTCGAAAATTATGATTCGCTCAACATTTCTTATGCGGATGCGAGAAAGCACATACAGCCAAAGCACAGCGATGCAGAATGGCTAAAAGGAGTTATTGAAGAGCTTAGCAGAGATGAAGCGACTGCAGAAATGCTCAGTCTTGTCAGGATTCTCTCTCCGGAAGAAATAGATGATGATGTGAGTGACGTGGTCCTTGAAGACTATCAGATAAAGGAAATCCGGAAAATAGAAATTGCCATGGAAGAGCGGGAGTGGCTGAGAAAGGTCGGGCTGAAAGAGATTGGAAAACTTCTTTTCATCGGGCCGCCAGGTACCGGAAAGACAACAACTGCAAGGGCGCTGAGCAAAAAGCTCTTTCTTCCCCTTGTGGAGGTCAAGCTTTCGATGATCACAAGTCAGTTCCTCGGAGAGACATCAAAGAACATTGAAAAGGTTTTTGAGATTGCAAAGCGACTCTCTCCCTGCATACTCTTCATTGACGAGTTTGATTATGTGGCGAAGACGAGGACAAGCGATGAGCATGCGGCTGTTAAAAGAGCAGTAAACACTCTGCTGAAATCCATTGACGAAATAAATCTGGTAGAGGATGGAGTCCTGCTCATAGCTGCAACAAATCATCCAAGTTTGCTGGACGCTGCGGTGTGGAGGAGATTTGATAAGATCGTCGAGTTTCCGGAACCATCTGAAAATGTCAGAAAAAGGATCTTTGAAATCTCTCTCAGTAAAATTTCTGGAGATTACGATATTGAAAGGCTGGTCAGGGAGACCGATGGCTTTACAGGCTCTGAGGTCAAACTCATTGTTAGAGAAGCAGTGCTTTCGGCACTCCTGGAAGGGAGGAAGAGCCTAACAATGGATGACCTGCTGAAGGCGGTTGATGATGTGAAGGAGAGACTGAAGCTCAAGAACTCCTACTGA